In uncultured Draconibacterium sp., a genomic segment contains:
- a CDS encoding dihydrodipicolinate synthase family protein, translating to MRPTWTGVYPAVTTKFKENGELDIPAFIKNIEFQIESGVSGIIIGGSLGESSTLSNEEKVELVKSLQPYREQVPVIMNIAESSTVNAVEASKQAEANGADGLMLLPPLLYKADADETVEYFKTVAEATSLPILLYNNPVDYKIEITVPMFEKLKDTPNIEAVKESTRDLTNITRLKNALGDRFKILGGVDTLCLESLLLGGDGLVAGLVCAFPKETVVLYELAKAGKIDEALELYRWFMPLFEMDIHAKLVQYIKLCEVYTGIGTEYVRAPRKMITGAERESIIATIETALANRPKF from the coding sequence ATGAGACCAACATGGACAGGGGTTTATCCCGCAGTAACAACAAAATTTAAGGAAAACGGAGAGCTGGATATTCCTGCTTTTATCAAGAACATCGAATTCCAGATCGAATCAGGAGTTTCAGGAATTATTATCGGTGGTTCGCTGGGTGAATCAAGCACGTTGAGCAACGAAGAGAAAGTTGAGCTAGTAAAATCGCTTCAGCCATATCGCGAACAGGTACCCGTTATTATGAACATTGCCGAATCGAGCACAGTAAATGCTGTTGAGGCATCCAAACAGGCCGAAGCAAATGGTGCCGATGGTTTGATGTTGCTTCCACCACTTTTATATAAAGCCGATGCCGATGAAACAGTGGAGTATTTTAAAACTGTGGCCGAAGCTACTTCGTTACCCATTTTGCTGTACAATAATCCGGTTGATTACAAAATTGAGATTACGGTTCCGATGTTTGAGAAACTGAAAGATACACCGAATATCGAAGCAGTAAAAGAATCAACGCGCGACCTGACAAATATTACAAGGTTAAAGAATGCTTTAGGCGATCGTTTTAAAATTCTAGGCGGTGTTGACACGCTTTGTTTGGAGTCGTTGTTGTTGGGGGGCGATGGTTTGGTCGCTGGTTTGGTTTGTGCTTTCCCAAAAGAAACAGTGGTGTTGTATGAGTTGGCCAAGGCCGGAAAAATTGATGAAGCATTGGAATTGTACCGTTGGTTTATGCCACTTTTCGAAATGGATATCCACGCTAAACTGGTTCAGTACATTAAACTTTGTGAGGTGTACACCGGTATCGGAACTGAATATGTGCGCGCTCCTCGAAAAATGATCACGGGAGCAGAACGCGAATCGATCATTGCAACTATTGAAACTGCATTGGCAAACCGACCAAAATTTTAG
- a CDS encoding AraC family transcriptional regulator — MKAVRFVIPKTGGNSFRLQIDDGAHFYDTIHYHPEHQITYIVKGEGTSFIGNHVERFQPGDVFFIGKNVPHVTKCDESYYQPDSNLEVLSISLFFKDETFGNQFFEIPEMAHIKHLLDKASMGIKIDGPDKTALIEWIKQCPKANGFKRFQLLMSILNTFAHSEDLRTLSSVSYRTPTRESDNERINVIFNFLSKNFRNEVNLGQLADVANMTPNSFCRYFKQRTGKAYSEFLNDMRIEYAGKLIAGSNENFGNIAIKCGYNSISYFNRQFKRINGISPLQYRKKFKGGSV, encoded by the coding sequence ATGAAGGCAGTACGTTTTGTAATTCCAAAGACAGGAGGAAACTCTTTCCGGCTCCAAATTGACGATGGAGCACACTTTTATGATACCATACATTATCATCCTGAGCACCAGATTACTTATATTGTTAAAGGTGAAGGCACCAGTTTTATCGGAAACCATGTGGAACGTTTTCAGCCGGGCGACGTGTTTTTTATTGGGAAGAATGTGCCGCACGTTACCAAATGCGACGAATCGTATTATCAACCCGACAGCAACCTGGAGGTGTTAAGTATTTCCCTGTTTTTTAAAGACGAGACTTTTGGGAATCAGTTTTTTGAAATTCCTGAAATGGCACACATAAAACACTTGCTCGACAAAGCATCAATGGGAATTAAAATTGACGGTCCGGATAAAACAGCGTTGATTGAATGGATAAAACAATGCCCCAAAGCCAATGGATTCAAGCGCTTTCAATTACTTATGAGTATTTTGAATACTTTCGCTCACTCCGAAGATTTGCGCACCTTGTCATCGGTGAGTTACCGCACACCAACCCGCGAATCGGACAACGAACGTATTAATGTGATCTTTAACTTTCTATCAAAAAACTTCCGCAACGAAGTAAATCTGGGGCAACTTGCCGATGTGGCAAACATGACTCCCAACTCGTTTTGTCGTTATTTTAAACAACGAACAGGCAAAGCTTATTCTGAATTTCTGAACGATATGCGCATTGAATATGCGGGGAAACTAATAGCCGGAAGTAATGAGAATTTTGGGAATATTGCCATAAAATGTGGCTACAACAGCATTTCATATTTTAATCGACAATTTAAACGGATTAACGGCATATCACCTTTACAATACCGGAAAAAATTTAAAGGCGGCTCTGTATAG
- a CDS encoding helical backbone metal receptor, with the protein MRIKILVVLLFAGFSVFAQDVKRVISLAPSITENIYLVGGKDKLVGCTSYCVQAVSDGIEEIGSTVDVNVEKIFALKPDLVLTMKLTKPQDIATLEKLGLRVEVLETPRTFNEICEQTLQIAELIGCEDQSTEVVAKARKTVAEIQEKSKQLPSSKIFFQIGANPIFSVLDNTYMNDFILLCNATNIASGLTHGTLTRESVLIKNPDVIIIAEMGGFGTEEQKVWSTYKGMEAVKNNKVYLISSETSCSPTPANFASALKDVYRFISE; encoded by the coding sequence ATGAGAATTAAAATACTCGTTGTATTGCTGTTCGCCGGTTTTTCGGTGTTTGCACAGGACGTTAAACGCGTAATTTCGCTGGCACCATCGATTACCGAAAATATTTACCTGGTTGGCGGAAAAGATAAACTGGTTGGTTGTACAAGTTATTGTGTACAGGCAGTGAGCGATGGAATTGAAGAGATTGGTTCAACGGTCGATGTAAATGTGGAGAAGATTTTCGCATTGAAACCTGATCTGGTACTAACCATGAAATTAACCAAACCACAGGATATTGCTACTCTTGAAAAACTCGGATTACGCGTTGAGGTGTTGGAGACGCCGCGAACATTTAACGAAATTTGTGAACAAACACTGCAAATAGCCGAGCTGATCGGTTGCGAAGATCAATCGACAGAGGTGGTAGCCAAAGCCCGTAAAACAGTCGCTGAAATTCAGGAGAAATCAAAACAACTGCCTTCTTCAAAAATATTTTTTCAGATAGGTGCCAATCCCATATTCTCGGTACTGGACAATACTTACATGAACGATTTTATTCTGTTGTGTAATGCCACAAATATTGCTTCCGGGTTAACGCACGGAACCTTAACGCGCGAAAGTGTTTTGATTAAAAATCCGGATGTGATAATTATTGCCGAAATGGGCGGTTTTGGCACGGAGGAACAAAAAGTATGGAGCACCTACAAGGGAATGGAAGCCGTGAAAAACAACAAAGTTTATTTGATCTCTTCCGAAACATCATGCAGCCCGACTCCGGCAAATTTTGCAAGTGCACTGAAAGATGTTTATCGTTTTATAAGCGAGTAA
- a CDS encoding FAD-dependent oxidoreductase codes for MSKKIIVIGAGVIGLHCAWYLNQAGFEVEVIEAASENNETGCSYGNCGLLVPSHFVPLASPEMLRSGLKMMLDRTSPVYLPPGKNISSLPWFLKFMKAANKKAVTRAIPTLYKLNDESRKLYEEFSTENNNQSGFTNKGLLMAATTEKGLEEEIALAGIANDLGIETQLLDQQQLKTIEPEVDLQVAGAVLYKSDGNISPEGHLRWLKSYIKQKGVGFRYDTSVSSFQVEKGKIIAVETSFGKLKADEFVLATGAYSAKLAGSVGVKVPVIAGKGYSFDLQKDSLKLQTPLILTEAKVALTPFDDTVRLGSGMEFNGTIGEISYKRIQAIINRTQKALPNMEKPDAKKLNIWEGLRPVTPTGVPIIGRTNKYNNLLVATGHAMMGVSLGPITGKIISQLAAGEKPDFDMELMSI; via the coding sequence ATGAGCAAGAAAATTATTGTTATTGGAGCGGGAGTAATAGGTTTACATTGTGCCTGGTATTTGAATCAGGCTGGTTTCGAGGTGGAAGTGATTGAAGCCGCCAGCGAAAACAATGAAACAGGTTGTTCGTACGGAAACTGCGGACTACTGGTTCCCAGTCATTTTGTGCCACTGGCATCGCCCGAAATGTTGCGCTCCGGACTGAAAATGATGCTCGACAGAACCAGTCCCGTTTATCTTCCGCCGGGTAAAAATATTTCCTCGCTTCCGTGGTTTTTAAAGTTTATGAAAGCTGCCAATAAAAAGGCAGTTACCCGCGCCATTCCAACGCTGTATAAACTGAATGACGAAAGCCGTAAGTTGTATGAAGAGTTCAGTACTGAAAACAACAATCAAAGTGGTTTCACGAACAAAGGTTTGTTGATGGCCGCAACAACTGAAAAAGGATTGGAAGAGGAAATTGCTTTGGCCGGAATTGCTAATGATCTTGGAATTGAAACGCAACTCCTCGACCAACAACAATTGAAAACAATAGAGCCGGAAGTTGATTTGCAGGTTGCCGGAGCGGTGCTTTACAAAAGCGATGGAAATATTTCGCCGGAAGGACATCTTCGCTGGCTAAAAAGTTACATAAAACAGAAGGGTGTTGGTTTTCGATACGATACTTCGGTAAGTAGTTTTCAGGTTGAAAAAGGTAAAATTATAGCAGTGGAGACCAGTTTTGGGAAGCTGAAAGCCGATGAGTTTGTGCTGGCAACAGGGGCTTATTCAGCAAAACTTGCCGGTTCTGTTGGTGTGAAAGTTCCGGTGATTGCCGGAAAAGGTTACAGCTTCGACTTACAAAAGGACAGCCTGAAATTACAAACACCACTGATTTTAACAGAAGCCAAAGTTGCACTAACGCCATTTGACGATACCGTGCGTTTGGGCAGTGGAATGGAATTTAACGGAACGATTGGGGAAATTTCATATAAGCGTATTCAGGCGATTATCAACCGTACTCAAAAGGCATTGCCAAACATGGAGAAACCGGATGCTAAAAAATTGAATATTTGGGAAGGATTGAGACCGGTTACACCAACCGGAGTTCCAATAATTGGCCGAACCAATAAGTACAATAATCTGCTTGTTGCAACTGGTCATGCCATGATGGGAGTTAGTCTCGGCCCAATAACAGGAAAAATTATCAGTCAGTTGGCGGCGGGCGAAAAACCCGATTTCGACATGGAACTGATGAGCATATAA
- a CDS encoding iron ABC transporter permease, protein MNSKYLKWILFLAALLVLLLVSVLFSLSAGEVKVSLSQLPQILSDKGSIEYTVLAKIRIPRILMAIGVGGALSLSGVVLQGIYRNPLVEPYTLGISGGAALGVAIAIVFGLNTLSFFSLPAFGFLGALVTLIVVYLLSIKRGGLSINSMLLIGVMVSFVSSSAMMFLMSISTSENLHNIVFWVMGSLDESNNSLIAIAFYSSLAGLVISYFFAPTLNALRLGEVKARHLGINTGLAIKLLFFVASLLTGIAVSVAGVIGFVGLVIPHLIRLIIGNDYRILLAGSFLGGAIFLILSDTIARTIISPNELPIGVITGFVGGLVFIIVLSRSKSHFKLN, encoded by the coding sequence ATGAACAGCAAATATTTAAAATGGATACTTTTTTTAGCCGCACTTTTGGTGTTGTTGCTGGTGTCTGTTTTATTTTCATTATCGGCCGGAGAAGTAAAAGTGTCACTCTCGCAACTACCACAAATATTGTCGGACAAAGGTAGTATTGAATATACTGTTTTGGCAAAGATCCGTATTCCCCGAATCTTGATGGCCATTGGTGTCGGAGGCGCTTTAAGCCTGTCGGGAGTGGTGTTACAGGGCATTTATCGCAATCCGCTGGTTGAGCCATATACGCTTGGTATTTCGGGTGGCGCTGCATTGGGTGTAGCTATTGCCATTGTTTTCGGACTGAATACTTTGAGTTTCTTTTCGCTTCCGGCATTTGGTTTTCTGGGAGCACTTGTTACGCTCATCGTCGTGTACCTTTTAAGTATTAAACGTGGCGGACTAAGCATAAACAGCATGTTGCTGATTGGTGTGATGGTAAGTTTTGTATCTTCCTCGGCCATGATGTTTCTGATGTCGATTTCTACTAGCGAAAACCTGCATAACATTGTTTTTTGGGTGATGGGCTCACTGGATGAGTCGAACAATTCGCTGATTGCAATTGCTTTTTATTCGTCGCTGGCCGGGCTGGTAATTTCGTACTTTTTTGCACCAACGCTGAATGCACTTCGCCTGGGTGAAGTAAAAGCACGGCACCTGGGCATAAACACCGGACTAGCCATAAAATTGCTGTTTTTTGTGGCTTCGCTGCTCACCGGAATTGCGGTTTCTGTAGCCGGAGTAATCGGTTTTGTTGGTTTGGTTATTCCACATCTTATCCGACTGATTATAGGTAATGATTACCGTATCCTTTTGGCCGGATCGTTTTTGGGAGGAGCTATTTTTCTTATTCTCTCTGATACGATTGCCCGAACCATTATTTCGCCAAACGAATTACCAATTGGGGTAATAACCGGTTTTGTTGGTGGATTGGTTTTTATTATAGTACTGAGTCGTTCAAAATCACATTTCAAACTGAATTAG
- a CDS encoding aldehyde dehydrogenase (NADP(+)): MAELKDQINEIMLKASEAFNVFKKVSAEKRAVFLRTIGEEIMNIGDELVETVMAESNLPVARVRGERGRTVGQLNKFADLIDEGSWCEATIDVGDPGREPLPKPDIRKKLVPLGPVVVFGAGNFPLAFSVAGGDTASALAGGNPVVVKGHPAHPKTGALVAAAINKAVEKCELPAGTFGFIDDASYESGQLLVKHPVTKAVGFTGSYQGGMALVKLAAEREEPIPVFAEMGSVNPVVVMEEALAKDHAAIASKLVASVNLGAGQFCTNPGLLITTKTEGYEAFVEELAKEVAATKGSQMFSTSVLRNYELNKDKIFSHSEVKLLGTGIGEEETGNVPPALATVSGADFIKNPHLHEEVFGPFSLLVVCENKAELLAVVNGLKGQLTATVHAKESELPKNQEIVDALLVKCGRLLLNGVPTGVEVCAAMQHGGPFPAASDSRFTSVGVSAIKRFVRPVAYQDFPDSLLPAELQNSNPLKIWRVVNDTWTNAAVK; this comes from the coding sequence ATGGCAGAATTGAAAGACCAAATTAATGAGATAATGTTGAAGGCTTCTGAAGCTTTCAACGTGTTTAAGAAAGTTTCTGCAGAAAAGCGAGCTGTTTTTTTGCGGACGATCGGTGAGGAGATCATGAATATTGGCGACGAATTGGTGGAAACCGTGATGGCTGAATCCAATTTGCCTGTAGCTCGTGTTCGCGGAGAACGTGGACGTACTGTTGGCCAGCTGAATAAGTTTGCTGACCTGATCGACGAAGGATCGTGGTGCGAAGCTACCATCGATGTTGGTGATCCGGGGCGCGAGCCACTGCCAAAACCTGATATCAGAAAAAAACTGGTGCCGCTTGGTCCGGTTGTGGTTTTTGGCGCCGGTAATTTTCCCCTCGCATTTTCTGTTGCCGGTGGTGATACTGCTTCTGCTTTGGCAGGAGGAAATCCGGTGGTTGTAAAAGGTCATCCCGCTCATCCGAAAACCGGAGCTTTGGTGGCAGCAGCCATTAATAAGGCTGTTGAAAAATGTGAATTGCCTGCCGGAACTTTTGGCTTTATCGACGATGCAAGTTACGAATCTGGTCAGTTGTTGGTGAAACATCCGGTTACAAAAGCTGTCGGTTTTACCGGCTCGTATCAGGGGGGAATGGCACTGGTGAAACTGGCAGCAGAACGCGAAGAGCCAATTCCTGTTTTTGCTGAAATGGGAAGTGTCAATCCGGTGGTTGTAATGGAGGAAGCATTGGCTAAAGACCATGCAGCTATTGCCTCAAAACTGGTTGCTTCTGTAAATCTTGGAGCAGGTCAGTTTTGTACCAATCCCGGATTGCTGATAACCACAAAAACAGAGGGATACGAAGCGTTTGTGGAAGAACTGGCAAAAGAGGTTGCCGCAACCAAAGGTTCTCAAATGTTTAGCACTTCAGTGCTCCGAAATTACGAATTGAATAAGGATAAAATATTCTCGCATTCGGAGGTGAAGCTACTAGGAACAGGAATCGGCGAAGAAGAAACAGGCAATGTTCCTCCTGCTCTTGCAACAGTTTCTGGCGCTGATTTTATTAAAAATCCACACTTGCACGAAGAGGTTTTCGGCCCTTTCAGTTTGCTGGTAGTTTGTGAAAATAAGGCTGAACTCCTTGCTGTGGTGAACGGCTTAAAAGGCCAGTTAACGGCCACTGTTCATGCAAAAGAAAGTGAGTTGCCGAAGAACCAGGAAATTGTAGATGCCTTGCTCGTAAAATGTGGCCGACTCTTGTTAAACGGAGTGCCAACAGGTGTTGAGGTTTGTGCGGCTATGCAGCACGGTGGACCTTTCCCGGCAGCAAGCGATTCGCGCTTTACATCGGTTGGAGTGAGTGCTATAAAACGTTTCGTTCGTCCGGTGGCTTACCAGGATTTTCCTGACAGTTTATTACCTGCTGAGCTGCAAAACAGCAACCCTCTAAAAATTTGGAGAGTAGTGAACGACACGTGGACTAACGCCGCGGTTAAATAG
- a CDS encoding ABC transporter ATP-binding protein produces MEQFFQITNFSCGYPGKFLLKDVSFNVAKGDFVGIIGPNGSGKTTLFRGISGELPPLKGKIELKGLDTRKMNLKQRAQNIAIVTQNIEIGSMTVEEYVLMGRIPYHKQFQFFETKEDFAIAEKYMKLTGVEKLKGKYMNALSGGEQQLAGIARALTQEPDLLLLDEPTSHLDITHQVQTLNLIRRLSRELGLTVLMIIHDLNLAGEYCDSLIMMQEGHIRKKGLPTEVLNYKDIEAVYETVVVVRTNPISNKPVVFLVSEEVIEKS; encoded by the coding sequence ATGGAACAGTTTTTTCAGATCACTAATTTTTCCTGCGGTTATCCCGGTAAGTTTTTACTGAAGGATGTAAGTTTTAATGTGGCCAAAGGCGATTTTGTGGGAATTATCGGTCCAAACGGTTCGGGAAAAACTACGTTGTTTCGGGGGATTTCAGGAGAACTTCCTCCTCTGAAAGGAAAAATTGAACTGAAAGGTTTGGATACCCGAAAAATGAATCTGAAGCAACGTGCTCAAAATATTGCCATTGTTACCCAGAATATTGAAATTGGCAGCATGACTGTGGAGGAATATGTGTTGATGGGGCGTATTCCGTATCATAAACAATTCCAGTTTTTCGAGACCAAAGAGGATTTTGCCATTGCCGAAAAATACATGAAACTAACCGGCGTTGAAAAGCTAAAGGGCAAATATATGAATGCTTTAAGTGGTGGCGAGCAGCAACTGGCAGGAATTGCCCGTGCTTTAACACAGGAGCCTGATCTGCTTTTACTCGACGAACCAACTTCGCATTTGGATATCACGCACCAGGTACAAACGCTGAATCTGATACGTCGCCTGAGTCGCGAGCTGGGATTGACAGTTCTGATGATTATCCACGACCTGAACCTGGCCGGCGAATATTGCGACTCGCTGATTATGATGCAGGAAGGGCATATTCGTAAAAAAGGCCTGCCAACCGAAGTACTGAATTACAAAGATATCGAAGCTGTTTACGAAACTGTAGTTGTGGTGCGTACCAATCCTATTTCAAATAAACCTGTGGTATTTCTGGTATCGGAGGAGGTTATCGAAAAAAGTTGA
- a CDS encoding TonB-dependent receptor has product MRRFVVIGIVLWALAQSVAAQELFTVFDTVQVEEVVSYGKLQKYQSGAKIERINADQFSLAQDGNLEQLLSRSLPIAFKTNAGGLATVRIRGSAPDHTSFNFGGININSLTLGHSNVNNVPIYLFDDIGVQFGSASSVNGSGSIGGAIHLGLHNNWTNGFKAEARIANGSFGEQLYGTKLFWGNGKLEAVTRAYYYSKTNDFKFTNPNYRDFENDIFEIEDTQHNADIENMGLLQELNYKFDKDEFFIFNVWLEKDWHLVQQNMQTNLSNTDLREEYNDDHVRIWTGYKNRKNPFKFEINGGYVYDNAVSNENTSDTISTQRIIGEAFIEHDFSPEASYKAGAKATRIYPTVYAYSKSLKHEDRVDLYASYYQRFFNRLTTTLNLRYGYVTDFDVPFTPSLGLNYLALSKEKYVLRFTGNVARSYRVPTFNDRFWVPGGNPDLNPEKGMSYELGTKWSYCVADISGNVKVNAFLMNVDDWILWKNGGAYWYAANVQNVQSKGLEFMTDWNYRIFGLKANSGLNYTYTSAQRKKSQNNTNALNRQLEYVPLHAGNFFTTVAYNKFDFTVDGSYTDEQFTDEEEKNILDAFFLMNVAVGYNWKIDSQNQLRINGMINNVLDTDYQASWGYAMPGIAYRLSITYNFK; this is encoded by the coding sequence ATGAGGAGGTTTGTAGTAATTGGAATCGTATTGTGGGCGCTGGCACAAAGTGTAGCGGCGCAGGAACTCTTTACTGTGTTCGATACCGTGCAGGTTGAAGAAGTGGTGAGTTATGGAAAGCTTCAGAAATACCAGTCGGGAGCAAAGATCGAACGTATTAATGCCGACCAGTTTTCGCTGGCTCAGGATGGAAACCTGGAGCAGTTGCTCTCGCGCAGTTTACCCATCGCCTTTAAAACCAATGCCGGTGGTTTAGCCACTGTTCGTATTCGCGGATCGGCACCCGATCATACCAGTTTTAATTTTGGCGGCATAAATATTAATTCGCTTACGCTGGGTCACTCCAACGTAAATAACGTACCCATTTATTTGTTTGATGATATCGGAGTGCAGTTTGGTAGTGCCAGTTCGGTAAACGGATCGGGGAGTATTGGCGGAGCCATTCATTTGGGCCTGCACAACAACTGGACCAACGGTTTTAAAGCAGAAGCCCGCATTGCAAACGGCTCGTTTGGAGAGCAGCTTTACGGCACAAAACTTTTTTGGGGCAACGGAAAACTTGAAGCGGTTACCCGTGCTTATTATTATTCCAAAACAAACGATTTTAAATTCACAAACCCCAACTACCGCGATTTTGAAAACGACATTTTTGAAATAGAAGATACGCAGCACAATGCAGATATCGAAAACATGGGATTACTGCAGGAACTGAATTATAAGTTCGATAAGGACGAGTTTTTCATCTTTAATGTGTGGCTGGAGAAAGACTGGCACCTGGTTCAGCAGAATATGCAAACCAACCTGAGTAATACGGATTTGCGGGAAGAGTACAACGATGACCATGTGCGTATCTGGACAGGTTATAAAAACCGCAAAAATCCCTTCAAATTCGAAATTAACGGCGGGTATGTATACGATAATGCCGTTAGCAACGAAAATACTTCCGACACCATTTCAACCCAACGCATAATTGGCGAAGCCTTTATTGAACACGATTTTTCGCCTGAGGCAAGCTACAAAGCCGGAGCAAAAGCTACCCGGATCTATCCCACGGTTTACGCTTATTCCAAATCGCTGAAACACGAGGACCGGGTAGATTTATATGCATCGTACTACCAACGTTTTTTTAACCGTTTAACCACAACACTGAACTTGCGCTATGGTTATGTTACTGATTTTGATGTGCCTTTTACTCCTTCGTTAGGTTTGAATTACCTGGCTCTTTCAAAAGAAAAGTATGTGCTTCGGTTTACCGGAAATGTGGCGCGCAGTTATCGTGTTCCAACCTTTAACGATCGTTTTTGGGTGCCCGGCGGAAATCCCGATCTGAATCCCGAAAAAGGAATGAGCTACGAACTCGGCACAAAATGGAGCTACTGTGTGGCGGACATCTCAGGGAATGTAAAAGTTAATGCTTTCCTGATGAATGTGGATGATTGGATTCTCTGGAAAAACGGTGGTGCATACTGGTATGCTGCGAATGTGCAAAATGTACAAAGCAAAGGTTTGGAGTTTATGACCGATTGGAATTATCGCATTTTCGGATTGAAAGCAAATTCGGGTCTGAATTATACTTACACTTCTGCACAGCGTAAAAAATCGCAGAATAATACCAATGCGCTTAACCGGCAATTGGAGTACGTTCCGTTGCATGCCGGAAATTTTTTCACAACGGTTGCTTATAATAAATTCGATTTTACAGTTGACGGAAGTTACACCGATGAGCAATTTACCGATGAGGAAGAAAAAAATATTCTCGACGCTTTTTTTCTGATGAATGTGGCTGTTGGTTACAACTGGAAAATTGACAGTCAGAATCAACTTCGAATTAACGGAATGATCAACAACGTGCTGGATACCGATTACCAGGCAAGTTGGGGCTATGCCATGCCCGGCATCGCCTACCGATTAAGCATTACATACAATTTCAAATAA
- a CDS encoding 4-hydroxyproline epimerase: protein MTRRSFFCIDGHTCGNPVRVVAGGVPRLKGKSIFEKREHFLEEYDWIRTGLMFEPRGHEQMSGSFIFPPENPHNDAGILFIETSGCLPMCGHGTIGTVTIAVEEGLIVPHTPGIVRLETPAGLVLAHYKQNEKGKVTSVKIINVPSFLYARNLTVESPHLGELTVDVSYGGNFYAIVDEQPNFSGLHNFTADELITFSGAVRKGLNEKYSFVHPQNEKICGLSHVLWTGNTKSEEADARNAVFYGEKAIDRCPCGTGTSARMAQWFSNGKLQLGSTFLHESVIGSQFIGTVEQQQKVGDFDAIVPGIEGWAKVTGYNHIIIDDEDDPYAHGFRVVGKL, encoded by the coding sequence ATGACAAGAAGATCATTTTTTTGTATCGATGGACATACCTGCGGCAATCCGGTGCGGGTAGTGGCCGGTGGTGTTCCCCGCTTAAAGGGGAAAAGTATTTTTGAGAAACGCGAGCATTTCCTCGAGGAATACGACTGGATTCGCACAGGTTTAATGTTCGAACCCCGGGGCCACGAGCAAATGTCGGGGAGTTTTATTTTTCCTCCGGAAAATCCGCACAACGACGCGGGAATTCTTTTCATCGAAACAAGTGGTTGTTTGCCTATGTGTGGGCACGGAACCATTGGCACCGTTACCATTGCTGTTGAGGAAGGTTTGATTGTGCCGCATACTCCCGGAATAGTTCGTTTGGAAACACCTGCCGGATTGGTTTTGGCACATTACAAACAGAATGAAAAAGGCAAAGTAACATCGGTGAAAATCATTAATGTCCCGTCGTTTTTATATGCACGAAATCTAACAGTTGAAAGTCCGCATTTAGGCGAATTGACTGTTGATGTATCTTACGGTGGAAACTTTTACGCCATTGTTGATGAACAGCCTAATTTCTCGGGATTGCACAATTTTACTGCAGACGAACTGATCACTTTTAGTGGTGCGGTGAGGAAAGGCTTGAATGAAAAATACAGTTTTGTACATCCGCAAAACGAAAAGATCTGTGGATTGAGTCATGTACTCTGGACCGGAAATACAAAAAGTGAAGAAGCCGATGCGCGTAACGCTGTTTTTTATGGCGAGAAAGCTATTGATCGTTGCCCGTGCGGTACAGGAACTTCAGCTCGGATGGCGCAGTGGTTCTCCAACGGAAAACTTCAGTTGGGCTCTACCTTCCTACACGAAAGTGTTATTGGCAGCCAGTTTATCGGTACCGTTGAGCAGCAGCAAAAAGTGGGCGATTTCGATGCCATTGTTCCGGGAATTGAAGGCTGGGCAAAAGTTACGGGCTATAATCATATTATTATCGACGATGAGGACGATCCGTATGCACACGGATTTAGGGTGGTAGGAAAACTATAG